A genomic stretch from Coffea arabica cultivar ET-39 chromosome 10c, Coffea Arabica ET-39 HiFi, whole genome shotgun sequence includes:
- the LOC140015724 gene encoding uncharacterized protein gives MPPKDEGNSGSDKKTSNPYVLSPNDNPGNIITQVQLKGENYEEWARAVRTALRAKKKYGFIDGTVEQPADDSPEIEDWWTVNSMLVSWVFNTIEPFLRSTISLVDNIGDLWEDIRQRFSIGNGPRVQQLRSDLTNCKLEGQTIVNYYGQLQTI, from the coding sequence ATGCCTCCCAAAGACGAAGGAAATTCTGGTTCAGATAAGAAAACTTCCAATCCTTACGTTCTAAGCCCCAACGACAATCCAGGCAACATAATTACCCAGGTGCAGTTGAAGGGAGAAAATTATGAAGAGTGGGCACGGGCAGTGCGGACTGCATTGAGGGCCAAAAAGAAGTATGGTTTCATTGATGGAACTGTGGAACAACCGGCAGATGATTCACCGGAAATTGAAGATTGGTGGACAGTTAATTCCATGCTGGTTTCATGGGTATTTAATACCATTGAACCCTTTTTACGTTCAACTATTTCTCTTGTGGacaatattggagatttatggGAGGACATAAGGCAGCGCTTCTCAATTGGGAATGGACCAAGAGTTCAGCAATTAAGATCGGACTTGACGAACTGCAAGCTGGAGGGACAAACCATAGTCAATTACTATGGACAGCTTCAAACCATATAA